From Nodosilinea sp. PGN35:
CACCGTAGTAGCCCGGTCGTTTTCGGGCCAGGGTGGTGACTATGCCCTAGTGGTACGCGCCTCCACCGAGTTTGAGATTTCCTATGCTGAGGCTGAGACGCTAGCTTTGGCGGAAGACTATCCCGCCGCCATTGCGGCCTACACGGCCGCTATTGAAGTTGACCCAGACCAGTCGTCGGCCTACCTGGGGCGGGCTCAGGCTATTTTGGGGCAGGTATATATGGAGCAGGGCGATCAGATTGAGGGGCCGGAGGATATTCCCCCAGAGGCGCGGGAGTTGGTGATCGCTGACTTTGAGCAGGCCGCTACTCTCTTTGAGGCCAACGGTTCTGAAGACTGGGCTGCTTCCCTGCGAGAGCAAGCGGCGGTGCTGCGCGGCGTTGGTGACGACGAGGCCCCAGCCAGTCCCAACTCCAACTAATTTGGAAACTTCCCGGCAACTTTTCCGGACAGGGGCTCGTCTTAGGTGAAAAGGTGAATGGTAGATGCACCCTGAAAAATCCCCTGGCGATCGCCAGGGGATTTTTTTTTGCCCTGCTCCTAAAATTGGCCTAACCAATTTGCTTTTGTAGTCGATGCGGTGTGCTAAAACCGTGATTTCATCAAAAAGGGGATGTGAGCGGTAGCCCACATCCCCGGAGGTATTTTAACCAATAGCCAAAAGCTGCTCAGTCTTAGCTACCGACCTTGCGGTAGGGCACAGCGGTGGCGATGTTGATGTCGCTGGTGGACACGCGGGCCGGGGCTGCACCAGTGGCCCCAATGCTGCGGGCCATACCCAAAAAGCCCTGGGGATTGCCAGCGGTGACCTTCTTCTCCTGAGGCACAAACCGCTTGACCTGGGACTGCCACACAATCTG
This genomic window contains:
- a CDS encoding PPC domain-containing protein; this translates as MGLLRLFSAGRLWSAVVAPAALVGLLVGSPARADTVLEEAGTIYPAESTYTFEGTAGQALTITLESEDFDPVLSLLDPTAAEIAFNDDFGGTLNSTIIVELPEDGTYTVVARSFSGQGGDYALVVRASTEFEISYAEAETLALAEDYPAAIAAYTAAIEVDPDQSSAYLGRAQAILGQVYMEQGDQIEGPEDIPPEARELVIADFEQAATLFEANGSEDWAASLREQAAVLRGVGDDEAPASPNSN